In Geobacter anodireducens, a genomic segment contains:
- a CDS encoding ATP-dependent Clp protease proteolytic subunit translates to MLVPIVVEQTGRGERSYDIYSRLLKDRIIFLGGPIDDHVANLVIAQMLFLEAEDPDKDIHLYINSPGGVVTSGMAIYDTMQYIKAPVSTICVGQAASMGALLLSGGEKGKRFSLKHSRIMIHQPLGGFQGQATDIHIHAQEILKLKKRLNEILAENTGQQLAKVEADTERDYFMSGAEAKDYGIIDNIIERKTPSGGTR, encoded by the coding sequence ATGCTTGTACCGATAGTGGTCGAACAGACGGGCCGGGGCGAACGTTCTTACGATATCTATTCAAGGCTTTTGAAAGACCGGATCATCTTTCTTGGCGGCCCCATTGACGACCATGTTGCGAATCTGGTCATAGCCCAGATGCTTTTTCTGGAAGCCGAAGATCCGGACAAGGATATCCATCTGTACATCAATTCGCCGGGCGGCGTCGTAACGTCGGGCATGGCCATCTATGACACCATGCAGTACATCAAGGCTCCCGTGTCGACGATTTGCGTGGGGCAGGCCGCTTCGATGGGGGCGCTGCTTTTGTCGGGCGGGGAGAAGGGGAAGCGTTTCAGCCTCAAGCATTCCCGGATCATGATCCATCAGCCGTTGGGTGGATTCCAGGGCCAGGCCACGGACATCCATATTCACGCACAGGAAATCCTGAAACTCAAAAAGCGCCTGAACGAGATCCTTGCCGAAAATACGGGGCAGCAACTAGCCAAGGTTGAAGCCGATACCGAGCGCGACTATTTTATGTCTGGAGCCGAGGCGAAGGACTATGGTATCATCGATAATATAATTGAGCGCAAAACTCCCAGCGGAGGTACCCGGTGA